Proteins encoded together in one Telopea speciosissima isolate NSW1024214 ecotype Mountain lineage chromosome 4, Tspe_v1, whole genome shotgun sequence window:
- the LOC122658624 gene encoding cell division cycle-associated protein 7-like isoform X2 → MVTLRKRARTSETPANAKESQNDKNPTDGAGDQEGYEQCRDKRIKENMERMQKLGILDLSLKLKSGLSSPKRTPRNTSERKTPHPSPLLSSAPSRRSSRLQNASPVNYSELPVPKKNKSGSLDDKEPFMGEGEKPEIYTEEDEKLLGTCETPWTLFVDGYGKDGKRIYDSVNGKTCHQCRQKTLGHRTHCIKCNIVQGQFCGDCLYMRYGENILEANQNPNWICPVCRGICNCSVCRLRKGWVPTGYLYRKVSLGYKSVAHYLIQTRRPQTNLEEDPGTEHPVSAKSSLACEDSEGLSQQKPLDYDDGNHECSKPQFEDDDGTKGKKVEVQSMHTEHDVSNSASEGDSKLRMNHVLATEVCQESIAGRQQSNNNTDDCNRCTMSEIGNSQDDEKSRVGKEVGNTDDVEIISDTASESDQKPLAFASKLIPDSIVRRLRPRHNRS, encoded by the exons ATGGTCACTCTGAGGAAGAGAGCTCGAACGTCGGAAACACCTGCAAATGCCAAAGAATCCCAGAATGACAAAAACCCAACCGATGGCGCTGGAGATCAAGAAGGGTACGAACAGTGCAGAGATAAAAGGATTAAAGAAAACATGGAGCGAATGCAGAAGCTTGGGATCCTCGACCTCTCTCTCAAACTTAAGTCAGGTCTTTCCTCTCCCAAGCGCACTCCCAGAAACACTTCCGAAAGAAAAACCCCTCACCCGTCTCCATTACTTTCTTCTGCACCGTCGAGACGTTCTTCCAG GTTGCAGAATGCATCTCCTGTTAACTACTCAGAACTCCCTGTGCCCAAAAAGAACAAATCGGGATCCTTGGACGATAAGGAGCCATTCATGGGAGAAGGGGAGAAGCCAGAGATTTATACGGAAGAAGACGAGAAGCTCTTGGGTACGTGTGAAACGCCTTGGACTCTTTTTGTGGATGGATATGGGAAGGATGGTAAGCGTATATATGATTCGGTTAATGGTAAGACATGCCATCAATGCCG GCAGAAAACTCTTGGTCATCGTACCCATTGCATTAAATGCAATATAGTACAGGGGCAGTTCTGTGGAGATTGCTTGTACATGAG ATATGGGGAGAATATACTAGAAGCCAATCAGAATCCCAATTGGATTTGCCCTGTTTGTCGAGGGATTTGCAACTGTAGCGTATGCCGACTGCGAAAAGGATGGGTTCCCACCGGGTATCTCTATAGGAAAGTAAGCTTA GGCTACAAGTCAGTCGCACATTATCTCATCCAAACCCGCCGCCCTCAAACAAACTTAGAAGAAGATCCAGGTACAGAACACCCAGTTTCAGCAAAGAGCTCATTAGCCTGTGAAGACTCGGAAGGACTGTCCCAGCAGAAGCCTCTTGACTATGATGATGGCAATCATGAATGTTCAAAGCCGCaatttgaagatgatgatgggACTAAAGGGAAGAAAGTGGAAGTACAGAGTATGCATACTGAGCATGATGTTAGCAATAGTGCATCAGAAGGTGACTCAAAGCTTAGAATGAATCATGTCCTAGCTACTGAAGtatgccaagaaagtattgcTGGAAGGCAGCAGAGTAACAATAATACCGATGACTGCAATAGATGCACAATGTCGGAGATTGGAAACAGCCAAGATGATGAGAAGTCCAGAGTGGGGAAAGAGGTAGGGAATACAGACGATGTAGAGATTATAAGCGATACTGCATCTGAGAGTGATCAGAAGCCACTTGCTTTTGCCAGCAAGTTGATTCCAGATAGTATTGTTCGAAGGTTGAGGCCAAGGCATAACAGGTCCTAA
- the LOC122658624 gene encoding cell division cycle-associated protein 7-like isoform X1 has protein sequence MVTLRKRARTSETPANAKESQNDKNPTDGAGDQEGYEQCRDKRIKENMERMQKLGILDLSLKLKSGLSSPKRTPRNTSERKTPHPSPLLSSAPSRRSSRLQNASPVNYSELPVPKKNKSGSLDDKEPFMGEGEKPEIYTEEDEKLLGTCETPWTLFVDGYGKDGKRIYDSVNGKTCHQCRQKTLGHRTHCIKCNIVQGQFCGDCLYMRYGENILEANQNPNWICPVCRGICNCSVCRLRKGWVPTGYLYRKVERLGYKSVAHYLIQTRRPQTNLEEDPGTEHPVSAKSSLACEDSEGLSQQKPLDYDDGNHECSKPQFEDDDGTKGKKVEVQSMHTEHDVSNSASEGDSKLRMNHVLATEVCQESIAGRQQSNNNTDDCNRCTMSEIGNSQDDEKSRVGKEVGNTDDVEIISDTASESDQKPLAFASKLIPDSIVRRLRPRHNRS, from the exons ATGGTCACTCTGAGGAAGAGAGCTCGAACGTCGGAAACACCTGCAAATGCCAAAGAATCCCAGAATGACAAAAACCCAACCGATGGCGCTGGAGATCAAGAAGGGTACGAACAGTGCAGAGATAAAAGGATTAAAGAAAACATGGAGCGAATGCAGAAGCTTGGGATCCTCGACCTCTCTCTCAAACTTAAGTCAGGTCTTTCCTCTCCCAAGCGCACTCCCAGAAACACTTCCGAAAGAAAAACCCCTCACCCGTCTCCATTACTTTCTTCTGCACCGTCGAGACGTTCTTCCAG GTTGCAGAATGCATCTCCTGTTAACTACTCAGAACTCCCTGTGCCCAAAAAGAACAAATCGGGATCCTTGGACGATAAGGAGCCATTCATGGGAGAAGGGGAGAAGCCAGAGATTTATACGGAAGAAGACGAGAAGCTCTTGGGTACGTGTGAAACGCCTTGGACTCTTTTTGTGGATGGATATGGGAAGGATGGTAAGCGTATATATGATTCGGTTAATGGTAAGACATGCCATCAATGCCG GCAGAAAACTCTTGGTCATCGTACCCATTGCATTAAATGCAATATAGTACAGGGGCAGTTCTGTGGAGATTGCTTGTACATGAG ATATGGGGAGAATATACTAGAAGCCAATCAGAATCCCAATTGGATTTGCCCTGTTTGTCGAGGGATTTGCAACTGTAGCGTATGCCGACTGCGAAAAGGATGGGTTCCCACCGGGTATCTCTATAGGAAA GTTGAGAGACTGGGCTACAAGTCAGTCGCACATTATCTCATCCAAACCCGCCGCCCTCAAACAAACTTAGAAGAAGATCCAGGTACAGAACACCCAGTTTCAGCAAAGAGCTCATTAGCCTGTGAAGACTCGGAAGGACTGTCCCAGCAGAAGCCTCTTGACTATGATGATGGCAATCATGAATGTTCAAAGCCGCaatttgaagatgatgatgggACTAAAGGGAAGAAAGTGGAAGTACAGAGTATGCATACTGAGCATGATGTTAGCAATAGTGCATCAGAAGGTGACTCAAAGCTTAGAATGAATCATGTCCTAGCTACTGAAGtatgccaagaaagtattgcTGGAAGGCAGCAGAGTAACAATAATACCGATGACTGCAATAGATGCACAATGTCGGAGATTGGAAACAGCCAAGATGATGAGAAGTCCAGAGTGGGGAAAGAGGTAGGGAATACAGACGATGTAGAGATTATAAGCGATACTGCATCTGAGAGTGATCAGAAGCCACTTGCTTTTGCCAGCAAGTTGATTCCAGATAGTATTGTTCGAAGGTTGAGGCCAAGGCATAACAGGTCCTAA
- the LOC122657619 gene encoding uncharacterized protein LOC122657619 encodes MRTMVIALLIALLTVTVVDASDSNIVFDPCSDAKVQKFDGFSFGLAFSTKESFFQNQVQLSPCDKRLPLSSMNAQLAVFRPKVDEISLLTINSSTFSPNMHGGYMVAFAGRKYAARSIPVFVADSSHIITSFTLILEFEKGTLQNLFWKKDGCAKCSGESSLICLNHQDCAIQLSTCKSKGGSVDCNIGIQLAFSGTDKNYEGLNSWYEVKNIRQYSLFGLYSDLRDSLTSQFNNIF; translated from the exons ATGAGGACAATGGTGATCGCATTACTGATCGCTCTATTGACGGTGACAGTCGTGGATGCAAGCGATTCAAACATAGTATTTGATCCCTGCTCTGATGCAAAGGTTCAGAAATTCGACGGTTTTAGCTTCGGGCTTGCATTTTCCACTAAAGAGTCATTCTTCCAAAACCAGGTGCAGCTCTCACCATGTGATAAACGACTTCCCCTATCAAGCATGAATGCTCAACTTGCTGTCTTTAGACCAAAGGTTGATGAGATCTCTCTCCTTACCATCAACAGCAGTACCTTCTCACCG AATATGCATGGCGGTTACATGGTAGCATTTGCTGGACGAAAATATGCAGCTAGATCAATCCCTGTTTTTGTTGCAGATAGTAGCCACATCATAACCAGTTTTACTCTG ATACTGGAATTTGAAAAGGGTACACTACAGAACTTGTTCTGGAAGAAAGATGGGTGTGCAAAATGTTCTGGAGAATCATCTCTCATTTGCCTCAATCACCAGGACTGTGCAATCCAACTCTCCACTTGTAAAAGCAAGGGAGGATCTGTTGACTGCAACATCGGAATACAATTGGCATTCTCAGGTACAGATAAGAACTATGAGGGGCTTAACTCATGGTATGAAGTGAAAAATATCCGGCAGTACTCCCTCTTTGGTCTGTATTCCGACCTAAGGGATTCTCTTACGAGCCAATTCAACAATATTTTCTAG